Proteins from one Erysipelothrix larvae genomic window:
- a CDS encoding DUF3284 domain-containing protein codes for MKNKAVFNYPIEVVYQAIAQLIVDNANAYNDNKYTLDTVHKIDYKFKIETTMGPFMNYSKVVDVKPNESISYTIHREKMEKYLVTYNLIKESDDKTRLDYRYELETDKKSDSLNHMLVSWLYKLKQNKKFKEMRDYLNTQCELIVSNK; via the coding sequence ATGAAGAACAAAGCTGTATTTAACTATCCAATCGAAGTCGTATATCAAGCAATTGCACAACTGATTGTTGATAATGCAAATGCATATAATGATAATAAGTATACACTGGATACGGTTCACAAGATCGATTATAAGTTTAAAATTGAGACCACGATGGGGCCTTTTATGAATTATTCTAAGGTTGTGGACGTTAAACCAAATGAGTCAATATCATATACGATACATCGTGAAAAGATGGAGAAATACCTTGTAACATATAACCTCATCAAAGAGTCTGATGATAAAACGCGTTTAGACTATCGTTATGAACTTGAAACGGATAAGAAATCGGATTCATTAAATCATATGCTTGTATCGTGGTTGTATAAGTTAAAACAAAATAAGAAGTTTAAGGAAATGCGTGATTACTTAAACACTCAGTGTGAACTGATTGTTTCTAACAAGTAA
- a CDS encoding CarD family transcriptional regulator, whose product MIRNDYLFHVGYGLCRVIGEVTKNVNGKIKQYLKLQDVQNEDTYIYVPIDQIDDRTRPFAKPEVMKEHLDAIISTPYRQEAKYHERWKKISNMVALTDLEERFDLLIYLHDGKVRNEKEERSMPKRERVLYEKAIHQLAIEAALALHLDLSDATKYLNGQLKKRSTRLLNT is encoded by the coding sequence ATGATTCGTAATGATTATTTATTTCATGTCGGTTATGGACTTTGTAGAGTCATCGGAGAAGTTACAAAGAATGTAAACGGCAAGATTAAACAGTATTTAAAACTCCAAGACGTTCAAAATGAGGATACATATATTTATGTTCCCATTGACCAGATTGATGATCGCACACGACCTTTCGCTAAACCAGAGGTGATGAAAGAACACCTCGACGCAATTATATCAACACCGTATCGACAAGAAGCAAAATACCATGAACGTTGGAAAAAGATATCCAACATGGTAGCCTTAACAGACCTAGAAGAGCGCTTTGACTTATTAATTTACTTACATGATGGTAAAGTGCGAAACGAGAAAGAAGAACGATCAATGCCAAAGCGAGAACGTGTCCTTTATGAAAAGGCAATTCACCAACTCGCGATTGAAGCAGCACTTGCACTTCACTTAGATTTAAGTGATGCAACAAAGTACCTCAACGGACAGTTAAAAAAACGCAGCACGCGATTGCTTAATACATAA
- a CDS encoding TrkH family potassium uptake protein, with product MSRLNMWYKKLTIFQAVILGFVIINVIGAILLYLPFSSRNHIHTSFIDALFTATSALSVTGSIVVNTATHWTRFGQTIILILVEIGGLGVMTILIFFFFFLGKKMNIRQQRLMQETLNISDLSQTGEVVRYVLYFSLIVQVIGALILSIDFIPQFGLADGIYYSIFHSVSAFCSGGFDLFGGNILRFQNNPLVMLTLTSLIICGGLGFIVWRDLLTYHKTKKLLLHTRFVLTSLFILMSISVITLWLSESSRGAFDNIDPRFRWVHYMFLAISPTTAGFSNVDYNHISMFGIFATIILMFIGGAPGSTAGGVKVTTIGVVMIYLVSSFRNKQPTYKHRSLSDNLIRRSLFIILFGLLLVLGATLILLGTETIPNGFGLEYILMEVVSSFSTAGLSLGLTGRITTIGKCVLIVLMFIGRVGLVTFFWSSSSRSQEVKVKYPEGSILVG from the coding sequence ATGTCACGTCTCAACATGTGGTATAAGAAACTCACAATCTTTCAAGCCGTTATCTTAGGCTTTGTGATTATTAATGTGATCGGTGCAATTCTATTGTACCTACCGTTTTCATCACGCAATCACATACATACGTCTTTTATTGACGCCTTATTTACTGCCACTTCAGCACTGAGTGTCACCGGAAGTATTGTGGTCAATACCGCAACACACTGGACACGATTTGGTCAAACAATCATTCTCATCCTTGTGGAAATCGGGGGATTAGGGGTGATGACCATCCTAATCTTCTTTTTCTTTTTCTTAGGGAAAAAGATGAATATACGCCAACAACGCCTCATGCAAGAAACCCTGAATATTTCTGATCTATCACAAACAGGGGAAGTGGTCCGATATGTGTTGTATTTCTCGTTAATTGTTCAAGTAATCGGAGCACTTATTTTATCCATTGACTTCATTCCTCAATTTGGATTAGCCGATGGTATCTATTATTCGATCTTTCACAGTGTCTCCGCCTTTTGTAGTGGGGGATTTGACTTATTTGGAGGTAACATCCTTCGGTTTCAAAACAACCCACTGGTAATGCTCACCCTGACTTCATTGATTATCTGTGGGGGTTTGGGGTTTATTGTATGGCGTGATTTACTTACCTATCACAAGACCAAGAAACTCCTTTTACACACACGTTTTGTCCTAACATCATTGTTTATCCTTATGTCAATCAGTGTCATCACATTGTGGTTAAGTGAAAGCAGTCGGGGTGCCTTTGACAATATTGATCCACGGTTTAGATGGGTTCATTATATGTTTCTTGCAATCTCACCAACAACCGCTGGTTTTTCCAATGTGGACTATAATCACATTTCAATGTTTGGCATCTTCGCAACGATTATATTGATGTTTATTGGTGGAGCACCGGGTTCTACTGCTGGGGGAGTTAAAGTCACCACAATCGGTGTCGTGATGATTTACTTAGTCTCAAGCTTCAGAAACAAACAACCGACCTACAAACACCGTTCATTATCCGATAACTTAATTCGTCGATCATTGTTTATTATTCTCTTTGGACTGTTATTGGTGTTAGGTGCAACCTTGATTCTATTGGGAACCGAGACCATTCCAAATGGCTTTGGCCTTGAATACATCTTAATGGAAGTCGTCTCCAGTTTCTCAACAGCAGGACTCTCCTTAGGATTAACTGGACGCATTACAACGATTGGTAAATGTGTGCTTATTGTTCTTATGTTTATTGGTCGTGTGGGTCTTGTAACCTTCTTCTGGTCATCTTCATCACGTTCACAAGAAGTGAAAGTGAAGTATCCAGAAGGTAGTATCCTGGTCGGATAA
- a CDS encoding PTS sugar transporter subunit IIC, whose product MDKFMEIAAKVGSNKYMIAIRDGFASTMPLLMAGAVATMINNVFFVSWSLLAGIIGGENPAEHPFFIWAGQWVAPFFSAIDPGTLSLTAFAVALGIAYIRAKDEDVDPLSTVLITAGAFFILGPKTRVSEVASYIADYYGAMGILVGMLTGLIAPLIFIKIVKKGWIIKMPDMVPPAVGRAFAAIIPGFITLSAFALVPYLFSIGASTGFLAEGSASNIFALFEETMQAGLMRIFGGQSTDAFLPGLLGAVFFKMSQTILWFAGLHGPNLTAPVQSPIWGTFDTLNVQAFAQYGKDAVLYPWTGTSWVIYADLGGSGATLGLIIALKFFNKRPDAKEIANISLAPGIFEINEPIIFGIPIVLNPTYLIPFVISTPLLTAIGFILTWVGFAGRVVNSIPWTTPPILGAAMATNFNIGAIITSIICLAVSVVIYVPFVLLSNKEFEKQLAEQA is encoded by the coding sequence ATGGACAAATTTATGGAAATTGCTGCTAAAGTTGGCTCGAATAAGTATATGATTGCTATTCGTGACGGTTTTGCATCTACAATGCCATTATTAATGGCTGGTGCAGTCGCTACGATGATTAACAACGTATTCTTTGTTTCTTGGTCACTATTAGCTGGTATTATTGGTGGGGAAAACCCTGCTGAACACCCATTCTTTATATGGGCAGGTCAATGGGTCGCTCCATTCTTCAGTGCTATCGATCCAGGTACACTGTCATTAACTGCATTCGCTGTAGCTTTAGGTATTGCTTACATTAGAGCTAAAGACGAAGATGTAGATCCACTTTCAACAGTATTAATTACTGCTGGTGCATTCTTCATCTTAGGTCCTAAAACACGTGTTAGTGAAGTAGCATCATACATCGCTGACTACTATGGAGCTATGGGTATCTTGGTTGGTATGCTAACTGGTTTAATTGCTCCACTTATCTTCATTAAGATTGTTAAAAAAGGTTGGATTATTAAAATGCCTGATATGGTGCCACCTGCAGTTGGACGCGCGTTTGCTGCGATCATTCCAGGTTTCATTACATTATCTGCATTTGCTTTAGTACCATACCTATTCTCAATTGGTGCTTCAACTGGCTTCTTAGCGGAAGGTTCAGCATCAAATATCTTCGCATTATTTGAAGAAACAATGCAAGCTGGATTAATGAGAATCTTCGGTGGTCAATCTACTGATGCATTCTTACCTGGTCTATTGGGTGCTGTATTCTTCAAGATGTCACAAACAATTCTATGGTTTGCTGGTCTACACGGACCTAACTTGACAGCTCCTGTACAATCTCCAATCTGGGGAACATTTGATACACTTAACGTACAAGCATTTGCTCAATACGGTAAAGACGCTGTTCTATATCCTTGGACAGGAACAAGCTGGGTAATCTATGCTGACCTTGGTGGTTCAGGGGCAACTCTAGGACTTATCATCGCACTTAAATTCTTCAACAAACGTCCAGATGCTAAGGAAATCGCTAATATCTCATTGGCTCCTGGTATCTTCGAAATCAACGAACCAATTATCTTCGGTATTCCTATCGTTCTTAACCCTACATACTTAATTCCATTTGTAATATCAACACCATTGTTGACTGCAATCGGATTTATCTTAACTTGGGTTGGATTTGCTGGACGCGTTGTAAATAGTATTCCTTGGACAACACCTCCAATCTTAGGTGCTGCGATGGCTACTAACTTCAACATAGGAGCAATCATTACTTCAATTATCTGTTTAGCAGTTTCTGTAGTAATCTACGTACCATTCGTATTGTTATCAAATAAAGAATTTGAAAAACAACTTGCAGAACAAGCTTAA
- a CDS encoding sensor histidine kinase, producing the protein MKIKTKKSIKRKLLWMIILSSILPLLLLGFFSVFFITRTTNTSLTQRLDEVLLTADDILSSTIESQQFTIKNLKNSLLEHDLIGKETITPDQQKGIETAFFHTLNRDLGAMNLYYVSISGQHVGTDRLPELYSYPTNKNWGVYRFAQNEDTHFYANAYKVNDSFYNAYSIVYSVIQDDVHTGYLILDVSTEYIQSLFSSVKGTSYGYVQFILASKYDTVIYNDSYFYNNIGLIKNVLAQDGTNTGVSSLKENTLKTIENAAYGYQIYGLIHNRLVYDQGKMLASLIVLLIITTIILSFYIGNGLTQSIVTPINSLVNKMNAYKNYDSTLEILDQKDEISRLSNQFDLLIDRIEKYHKLNLEKQDLMRQAEIKSLMSQINPHFINNTLDSIKWKAKLKEYDDIQEMVTKLSVLLLSAMNNRDQFCTLEEEIEMVSSYISIQQIRYEDRLNFMLGIQSEAYCIQIPRLILQPIIENSIIHGIEPMDRKGIVEVSGWVDDTHDYLYLTVADNGVGTDACFEDISHSGIGLQNVNHRIKLHYGNQYGLWWESKKDIGTVVYIKIPISREEAYDSCTGSGR; encoded by the coding sequence ATGAAAATTAAAACCAAGAAAAGTATTAAAAGGAAATTATTGTGGATGATTATTTTATCATCAATACTTCCTTTACTGCTACTTGGTTTTTTTTCGGTGTTCTTTATCACGCGCACAACAAATACGAGTTTAACTCAACGCCTTGATGAAGTACTCTTAACAGCAGATGACATTTTAAGTTCAACCATTGAATCACAACAGTTCACCATAAAGAACTTAAAAAATTCGCTATTGGAACATGACCTTATAGGGAAAGAAACCATAACTCCAGATCAACAAAAAGGCATTGAGACAGCGTTTTTTCATACATTAAATCGGGATTTAGGAGCGATGAATTTATATTATGTCAGTATAAGTGGTCAGCATGTTGGCACAGATCGACTGCCTGAACTGTATTCATATCCGACGAATAAGAATTGGGGTGTGTATCGCTTCGCGCAAAATGAGGACACACATTTTTATGCCAATGCTTATAAGGTAAATGATTCATTTTATAATGCATACTCCATTGTATACAGTGTGATACAAGACGATGTACACACCGGGTATTTGATACTTGATGTGTCAACAGAATATATTCAATCTTTATTTAGTAGTGTAAAGGGAACATCCTATGGTTATGTTCAGTTTATTTTGGCTTCAAAGTATGACACGGTAATCTATAATGATTCCTACTTCTACAACAACATTGGGCTTATAAAGAATGTATTGGCTCAAGATGGTACCAACACAGGGGTATCATCATTAAAAGAGAACACGTTGAAAACCATTGAGAATGCAGCGTATGGATATCAGATATATGGTTTGATTCACAATCGATTGGTATATGATCAAGGAAAGATGCTGGCATCACTCATTGTCTTACTCATCATTACAACCATTATTTTATCGTTCTATATTGGAAACGGACTCACACAATCCATTGTGACCCCCATCAATAGTCTTGTGAACAAGATGAACGCTTATAAAAATTATGACAGCACACTGGAAATCTTGGATCAAAAGGATGAGATTTCACGACTATCCAATCAGTTTGATTTGTTAATTGATCGCATTGAAAAGTATCACAAACTGAATTTGGAGAAACAAGATTTGATGCGACAAGCAGAGATTAAGTCTTTGATGTCGCAAATTAACCCGCACTTTATTAATAACACCTTGGATTCGATTAAGTGGAAAGCAAAACTTAAAGAATATGATGACATTCAAGAAATGGTGACAAAGTTAAGTGTCTTATTATTGAGTGCAATGAATAATCGAGATCAGTTTTGTACCCTTGAAGAAGAAATCGAAATGGTATCCAGTTACATCAGTATCCAACAGATACGCTATGAAGACCGTTTAAATTTCATGCTTGGAATTCAGTCTGAAGCGTATTGCATCCAAATACCGCGACTTATCTTACAACCTATCATTGAAAACTCTATTATCCATGGCATTGAACCGATGGATCGAAAAGGCATTGTGGAAGTGAGTGGTTGGGTTGATGATACCCATGATTATTTGTATTTAACGGTTGCAGACAATGGTGTTGGAACGGATGCCTGTTTTGAAGACATTTCACATTCTGGGATTGGTCTTCAAAACGTAAATCACCGCATTAAACTACATTATGGAAACCAGTATGGTTTGTGGTGGGAAAGCAAAAAGGACATTGGAACCGTTGTATATATCAAGATTCCAATAAGTAGGGAGGAAGCATATGATTCGTGTACTGGTAGTGGAAGATGA
- a CDS encoding response regulator transcription factor, whose translation MIRVLVVEDEKIARKGLIITTPWERWGLEVIAEASNGKEGLALANKLNPDIIMTDIRMPIMDGLDMIEALSQTGESIFIVMSAFSEFEYAKKALQYGAVDYLIKPFSDEQLNDALVKAVDNVKALQTLKRQQTVTRNDMLNTMDRYLSKSKRSQHLKIIAALDYIHEHYAKEVSISNCCDILDVSESSLSRLFRSETSFSFHEYLTIYRIKIACELLLDPNLMIYEVAKCVGYRDQRYFSVVFKKYMGMTPNHYKEVYQ comes from the coding sequence ATGATTCGTGTACTGGTAGTGGAAGATGAAAAGATTGCACGGAAAGGTTTGATTATCACTACACCTTGGGAACGATGGGGATTAGAAGTCATTGCGGAAGCATCCAATGGTAAAGAAGGACTTGCATTAGCAAACAAACTAAATCCAGATATTATCATGACTGATATTCGTATGCCAATTATGGATGGACTGGACATGATTGAAGCACTCTCGCAAACTGGTGAGTCAATCTTTATTGTAATGAGTGCATTTAGTGAGTTTGAATATGCCAAAAAAGCTTTGCAATATGGTGCTGTTGATTATCTCATTAAACCCTTTAGTGATGAACAGTTGAATGATGCTTTAGTCAAAGCAGTGGATAATGTAAAAGCACTCCAAACTCTGAAGCGACAACAAACTGTAACACGAAATGATATGTTGAATACCATGGATCGGTACTTATCTAAAAGTAAACGCAGTCAACATTTGAAGATTATCGCAGCATTGGATTATATACATGAACATTACGCTAAAGAAGTATCCATATCGAATTGCTGTGATATTTTGGATGTATCGGAGAGTTCATTGAGTCGTTTGTTTCGGTCTGAAACAAGCTTTAGTTTCCATGAGTATCTGACCATCTACCGGATAAAGATTGCGTGTGAACTGCTTCTAGATCCTAACCTGATGATATATGAAGTTGCGAAGTGTGTTGGATATCGGGATCAACGATACTTCAGTGTTGTCTTTAAAAAATACATGGGGATGACCCCTAACCATTACAAAGAGGTTTATCAGTAA
- a CDS encoding cation:dicarboxylate symporter family transporter — protein MKKFSLATQVFIAMILALGFGQIKILPEVIFQGFATFTGFFGAFLSFFIPILVLGLIVHSITQLASMAHKILIKSLLLCWILTACAVTIASLVGFNLFPHILSTTDVVLNNDTASVSALMEFSLIPLFKVFEATVLALMIGLALASLSKHNKGITMRKFFGDFYEVVLVILKSFVVPCIPFYIFANFAILSYTNQVFVIIGQYWKVYGVIFALHFTVLGLGYLVVSIVKKRSFIELIRHVTPAYLVGFGTQSSAASIPANLEAAQKMNISRETREFTVPLTATTLALGSTITLTLCLISSFIIFDMMPEMNVIIPFLIAFSFIMVVIPGAPGGAVMTALPYLTMVGIEPSSLIAQLMITLYITQDSFGTAANVAGDNIIGIFVDKP, from the coding sequence ATGAAAAAGTTTTCTTTAGCAACACAAGTCTTTATCGCAATGATTCTTGCGCTGGGATTTGGTCAAATTAAAATTCTTCCTGAAGTGATATTTCAGGGATTTGCGACATTTACAGGGTTCTTTGGAGCCTTCTTATCGTTTTTTATTCCAATCCTTGTGTTAGGGTTAATTGTTCACAGTATTACACAACTTGCATCCATGGCACATAAGATATTGATTAAGTCATTACTCTTGTGTTGGATCTTAACTGCATGTGCAGTCACAATCGCATCACTTGTTGGGTTTAATCTTTTTCCACACATACTGAGTACAACGGATGTTGTATTAAACAATGACACTGCAAGTGTAAGTGCACTGATGGAGTTTTCACTGATTCCACTTTTTAAAGTGTTTGAAGCAACCGTACTTGCGCTAATGATTGGATTAGCCCTTGCATCACTCTCAAAACACAATAAAGGCATCACCATGCGCAAGTTCTTTGGTGATTTCTATGAAGTCGTCCTTGTCATCTTAAAATCATTTGTAGTACCCTGCATTCCATTTTATATCTTTGCGAACTTCGCAATCTTAAGTTATACCAATCAAGTGTTTGTGATTATTGGTCAATACTGGAAGGTTTATGGTGTCATCTTTGCCCTTCATTTCACTGTATTAGGTTTGGGATATTTGGTGGTTTCAATTGTGAAGAAACGCTCATTTATTGAATTGATCCGACATGTAACCCCAGCATATCTTGTAGGATTTGGTACGCAGTCTTCAGCTGCATCTATCCCTGCAAACTTGGAAGCGGCTCAAAAGATGAATATTTCCAGGGAAACACGTGAGTTTACAGTACCATTGACAGCCACAACCCTTGCCTTAGGCAGTACCATTACACTAACGCTGTGTTTAATCTCTTCGTTCATTATCTTTGACATGATGCCAGAAATGAACGTAATAATTCCCTTTTTAATCGCTTTTTCGTTTATAATGGTAGTAATACCAGGTGCACCTGGTGGTGCGGTCATGACGGCACTTCCTTATCTCACAATGGTAGGGATCGAACCATCAAGCCTCATCGCACAGCTTATGATTACACTCTATATTACCCAAGATTCATTTGGGACCGCTGCAAATGTCGCAGGGGATAATATCATTGGTATCTTTGTAGATAAACCTTAG